One Natrinema longum genomic window carries:
- a CDS encoding cation:proton antiporter: MVEAVSIDILSLLLVLSVAWVFGAFAERLGYPTMMGELFAGIAFGPALLGLLRPSELLSVLAELGIFLLMVYVGMEVDLRELFELGPQSLLIAFGAFVIPFGLGYAAGVWLGVSVGAALFLGLAMAATSLATKSRILADLELLDTRIANVLLGGALASDVGVLIAFAGVDSYVTAGTLDPTEIGRILLQAIGFFAVTLVIGYRFLPIAWRYIERQRERYGFVDRTTAFTFALLVSLLFAQLATLADLHMIIGGFMAGMFLRQADVEPGLYEHMHTVMYDLAMGLFAPVFFVTVGFQITFDVFSDSLGVLATLVVIAFLGKIIGSWLFSLPTSLSSREGLVVGFGMNGRGTVEIIIARVALEAGVIDQSMFSILVFIAVFTTALVPITVTWGVRLLEARDELVYLDSATPVED, translated from the coding sequence ATGGTCGAGGCCGTCTCGATCGACATCCTCAGTCTCCTGCTCGTCCTGTCGGTCGCGTGGGTGTTCGGCGCGTTCGCCGAGCGCCTCGGCTACCCGACGATGATGGGCGAGCTGTTCGCCGGGATCGCCTTCGGACCGGCGTTGCTCGGACTCTTGCGACCGTCGGAGCTGCTCTCGGTCCTCGCCGAACTCGGGATCTTCCTCCTGATGGTCTACGTCGGCATGGAGGTCGATCTCCGCGAACTGTTCGAACTCGGCCCCCAATCGCTGCTGATCGCCTTCGGTGCCTTCGTCATCCCCTTTGGACTGGGCTACGCGGCCGGCGTCTGGCTCGGCGTCTCCGTCGGCGCGGCGCTCTTTCTCGGGCTCGCCATGGCCGCGACCTCGCTGGCGACGAAATCGCGAATCCTCGCCGACCTCGAGCTTCTGGATACGCGGATCGCGAACGTGTTACTCGGCGGCGCGCTCGCCTCCGACGTGGGGGTGCTCATCGCGTTCGCCGGCGTCGACAGCTACGTGACCGCGGGCACGCTCGATCCGACCGAGATCGGGCGGATCCTCCTGCAGGCGATCGGGTTCTTCGCGGTGACGCTCGTCATCGGGTATCGCTTCCTGCCGATCGCGTGGCGATACATCGAACGCCAGCGGGAGCGATACGGCTTCGTCGATCGAACGACGGCGTTTACGTTCGCCCTGCTCGTCTCCCTCCTGTTCGCGCAACTCGCGACGCTGGCGGACCTGCACATGATCATCGGCGGCTTCATGGCGGGGATGTTCCTCCGGCAGGCCGACGTCGAGCCGGGGCTCTACGAGCACATGCACACGGTGATGTACGACCTCGCGATGGGGCTGTTCGCGCCGGTCTTCTTCGTCACCGTCGGCTTCCAGATCACGTTCGACGTGTTCTCCGACTCGCTCGGCGTGCTCGCCACGCTGGTCGTGATCGCCTTCCTCGGCAAGATCATCGGCTCCTGGCTGTTCTCGCTGCCGACGTCGCTTTCCTCTCGCGAGGGACTGGTCGTCGGCTTCGGCATGAACGGCCGCGGGACGGTCGAAATCATCATCGCCAGGGTCGCCCTCGAGGCCGGGGTCATCGACCAATCGATGTTCTCGATCCTCGTCTTCATCGCCGTCTTCACGACCGCGCTCGTCCCGATCACCGTCACCTGGGGCGTGCGCCTGCTCGAGGCGAGGGACGAACTCGTCTACCTCGATTCGGCGACGCCCGTCGAGGACTGA